The DNA region ACGCCATCGTGGCCGGGGAGCGCCGCTACCGCGCGGCCCGCATGGCCGGGCTCACCGAGGTGCCGGTGCAGGTGCTGAACGTCGACGAACACCAGGCCCGCCGGATCGCCCTGGTGGAGAACCTGCAACGTGAGGACCTCAACCCCTACGAGGAAACTCTGGGGGTGCTGGCCTTGCTATCGGAAGAGTTGGGGAAGTCGCTGGAGGAGGTGGTGGCCCTACTCGAGCGGATGCGCAAGGAGCGCAGAGGAGTAGCAGCCCAAAACGTTTTGGGCAGCCCCGAGGCCCAGAAGGTAGAGGAAACCTTCCGCGCCCTGGGCCGCCTGAGCTGGGAGAGCTTTGTGACTTCTCGCCTTCCCCTGCTCAACCTTCCCGAAGACCTCCGCCGGGCCCTGGAGGAAGGCACCCTCCCCTACACCGCCGCGCTGGAACTCAAGAAGGTGGGGGACGAAAAAATC from Allomeiothermus silvanus DSM 9946 includes:
- a CDS encoding ParB/RepB/Spo0J family partition protein: MNRLEEVLGTVLLKARQASTLPLEDLIPQAQPRRRFESLEALAESVREQGVLQPLLVRPLEDGHYAIVAGERRYRAARMAGLTEVPVQVLNVDEHQARRIALVENLQREDLNPYEETLGVLALLSEELGKSLEEVVALLERMRKERRGVAAQNVLGSPEAQKVEETFRALGRLSWESFVTSRLPLLNLPEDLRRALEEGTLPYTAALELKKVGDEKIRQRLLREVQAGLSLRDLKARVRQINQGAQVPTPWHREVAGRLARLDLEALPRERRRRVEAKLRELLALLEGEGEQT